CCCGGCATGTTGCGCGGGGGCACGCACGTCACCGTGCTGGACGCGGACACGCCGGAGTCCGTGGTCATCTCCGCCGGGCTGCTGCGCCAGTCCACCTTCTTCTGTGATCACCGCGAGCTCAACGCCCGCCTGGGCGCGCCCGCGCGCGTGGGCCTCGGGGTGGACGTCATCCACGCGGAGCTGGGCGAGGTGCTGGCCGGCCAGAAACCCGGCCGCGGCGACGCCAACCAGGTCACCGTCTTCGGCTCGGTGGGGCTGCCCTTCCAGGATCTGGTCGCCGCCTGGCACGTCTACCAGGGCGCGCGAGGCGACGACTCCGTGCGGCGCATGGACTTCGGCGCCTGACGCGCACGCTCAGTGCGAGGTGCGCCGGGAGGTGGGGGGGATTTCCCGGGGGCCCGACAGCAGGCTGTCCGGACCGTGGTGGAGGAACACCTCGTCCTCGATGACTTCCCGCACCTCGCCCAGGGGCACCGCGTAGCCCCGGCGCCACACGAGCACTCCCTTCTCGACGATGAACTCCTCGTCCGTCACCTCGACGACGTAACCGAGCATCTCGCCACGCGGAGTCCATACCGCCATCCCCGCGTGCAACTCCGAGCGATCCACCATGGCCACCTCTCCCTGTCGCTCAAGCTAGGGCCCGGCGTGAGGCGCTGGCACCGGCCGGGCGGTCAGGGGAGCGTCCGAGGGTTGGCCGGTATACGAAAACCCGGGAAGGGCACGGGCGCTGTGTCCTCTTCCCGCGCATGCCCATCTTCCCCTCAGGAGGTGTGTGAATGTTGATGGGATGGATCGCATCGAGGATGGGGCGCTGGACACGCATGCTGGCGGGCGCCTCGCTGGTGGTGGGAGGGCTCGCCCGAAGGTCCAGCTCGGGACGGGTGATGGCGCTGCTGGGCCTGCTTCCCCTGGTCGAGGGGGCGTTCGACGTCTGTGTCCTGGGCCCCCTCTTCGGTCTGCCCATCCAGGGCGAGGCCATCCGCCGCAAGGCGGGACGCATCGGCGAGGACTCGCTCCTGCCCCACCCGCCGCTGTTCCCGTCCGATCGCCCCTTGCTGTTGCACTGAGGGAGGCGGCCTCCGGGCCGTCCCGGGCTGGCTAGCCCTGCACCTGGAAGGGGATGTCGAGGGTGCCGAACTGCTCGCCCGTCCGTGCGTCCACGAGCCTCGCGCGCAGGGTGACCTGGCCCTCGCGCTCGCTCACGTTCTGGAAATAGAGGAACCCCGTCACGGCGCCTCCGGGCTGCAACGTCCCCTGGGGCAGGGCGGCCTTCACCATGTCCTCGGTCGGCAGGGGCTCGGGGGCGTAGCCGTACGCGTAGGGCCCGTAGAACGGATCATAGAAGGGATCGAACCAGCCCAGGCCCCAGCCGAAGCCCGGCCAGATGGGCGGCCGGCCCACGAAGATGGGCTCGGCCACGCCCTCGCCCGCCTGGCCCGAGCCGCCCACGCCCGAGACGTTCTCCTGACTGAGCTGCGGGAGCGTGAGCGCGGCGTACTCGAAGCGCGAGGTGCCCACCAGCGTGAAGTCCTCGGGGGCGACGCGCAGGGGCCGCCCGCTCTGGTTCTCCAGGCGGATCTCCACCGGCGTGACGATGCGGCCGAGGTGGGAAGGGGAGCCCTTCCAGGCGGCGCCATTGGCCACCAGCCGCACGCCATGCTCCTGGGCCAGGGGCGTGCCGGCCGGCGTGGTGGGCGTCGAGGCCAGCGGCCGCAACGTCGTCGTGGACACACACCCCACGGCGAGCAGCGCCGTGGCGAGAACGGGCCGGAAAGCACGCATGCGCATGGAAAAGCTCCTCCTCCCAGGAAGGTAGGAAGAGCTCGGAGGGGACGCGGGGCGCCGGGCGGTGCCCGCTCGCTGGGCGGACTAGGTCAGGGATGGCTCCGCGGCGACGGGTCCCCGCCAGGTGGTACCCAGCAGCCCGCTCCAGTCCTGGGTGCGCGCCCAGTCCTCGAAGGTGTGCCAACCCACGTCCGGGTAGTCCTGACGCAGGAGGGTGCTGTCGACGCGGTAGCCCTCGGTCTGGAGCCAGGCGTACATGCGCGCCAGATCCTCGCTGCGCGAGCGCACGGCCTCCAGGGGCACCTCCTCGTAGCGCAGCTTGTGCCCGCTCACGTACGAGATGAGCGCGGCGGCCTGCTCTCCCGTCACCTCGTCCGAGGCGAGTTCGATGCGCTTGCCGATGAAGTCCTCCTCGCGCTCCATCACCCGGACGGCGAAGGTGCCGAAGTCCGCGAGGGCGATCATCTGCAGGCCGCGGTGGGGCGGCAGGGGCATGGCCAGCATGCCCTCGTGCAGCCGTTGGGCGAACAGGGGCCCGAGGAAGTTCTCCATGAAGAACACGGGCGCCAGGATGGTGTAGGGCAGGGTGCTGTGGCGCAGGTGCTCCTCCAGCACGAGCTTGGTCTCGAAGTGGGGCACGCCCGTGGGTTTGTTGCCGCTCGCCACGGACGAGTAGATGAAGTGGGGCACGCGGGCGATCTTCGCGGCGTCGATGAGGTGCCGGCCGTGGCGCACCTCGCCCTCCAATCCCTGCTCGCCAAAGGGCGTCGCCATGGCGAACACGGCGTCCACGCCCATCATGGCGTGCTCCAGGGTGTCCACCTCCTCGAAGTCACCTGGGACGAGTCGGGCTCCCAGGCGCTCCAAGGCCTTGGCCTGTGCGTTGTCCGGTGAGCGGACGAGCGCATGCACCTGATGCCCACGCGCGAGGAGCGTGCGCGCCACCGCCCCTCCTTGCTTGCCGGTCGCTCCGGTCACCAACACCGTCAGTAGTCGGGACATTTATGGATCCTCCAGACAATCACATCCAAGGTGGGCACGCCGCGCACGTGGAGCGAGCCCGGGCGTGGCTCAGTGCTCCCCGCCGCTCG
Above is a window of Cystobacter fuscus DNA encoding:
- a CDS encoding YgaP-like transmembrane domain, which encodes MLMGWIASRMGRWTRMLAGASLVVGGLARRSSSGRVMALLGLLPLVEGAFDVCVLGPLFGLPIQGEAIRRKAGRIGEDSLLPHPPLFPSDRPLLLH
- a CDS encoding NmrA/HSCARG family protein, whose amino-acid sequence is MSRLLTVLVTGATGKQGGAVARTLLARGHQVHALVRSPDNAQAKALERLGARLVPGDFEEVDTLEHAMMGVDAVFAMATPFGEQGLEGEVRHGRHLIDAAKIARVPHFIYSSVASGNKPTGVPHFETKLVLEEHLRHSTLPYTILAPVFFMENFLGPLFAQRLHEGMLAMPLPPHRGLQMIALADFGTFAVRVMEREEDFIGKRIELASDEVTGEQAAALISYVSGHKLRYEEVPLEAVRSRSEDLARMYAWLQTEGYRVDSTLLRQDYPDVGWHTFEDWARTQDWSGLLGTTWRGPVAAEPSLT